The uncultured Flavobacterium sp. DNA window ATATAATTAAAATGAGCAATTGCAGTTCCTGAAGAAATAATACTGTTTTTGATTTCGCAACCGGGACCAATTTTTACAGAATGATCTAAAAAAACACCTTCTCTAAAATAAGCATTTGCTCCAATGAAGCAGTTGGCACTTATAATTGCAGGACTTTTAATGATTACATTATTTTCGATAATGGCAGATTTATGAATAGCAACATTATCTTTAATTATATAATCATCATCAAGATTTAAAATCATTTTTTCGATTATATTTTTGAGGTCGTTTGTAATTGTCCAAGGTTCTGAAAGAATAAGATCTTTAAAAGTCTTTGAGAAATCTTCAATAAAAAGGTCGATATTGATCATTGTAAATTTTTTAATTGCAATTTACTTTATTTCTATATTTTAATTGATGCGTTCAGCGGATTAAAATCCGTTGCTACAAAATAGATCATCCCTCTGGGATTTTATCTATGTAATGTTGATCTATGCAAAAAGCTTTCTGAATCTCTGCAAAACCTTAACGGATCTTTGCAGAATAACCTTCAAAATCGGTTTTCCTCTCAAACTTTGTCTTATTCTTATGAAACATTTCCTTAAATTTGCTTCCATTATAAAAAAATACAATAGTTATAAAAAGTAAGCTATGTTACAAATCGCATTTATTAGAGAGAATCAGGAGAAAGTAATCAAGGCTTTAGCAAAACGAAATATCGATGCTAAAAGTGTTGTTGAAGAAGTGGTGCAATTAGACGAAAACCGTCGTGCT harbors:
- a CDS encoding DapH/DapD/GlmU-related protein; the protein is MINIDLFIEDFSKTFKDLILSEPWTITNDLKNIIEKMILNLDDDYIIKDNVAIHKSAIIENNVIIKSPAIISANCFIGANAYFREGVFLDHSVKIGPGCEIKNSIISSGTAIAHFNYIGNSIIGRNINFEAGSIAANHYNERAVKKISLLYNGEIIETNSDKFGSLVGDNSRIGANAVLSPGTILTKNSIVKRLELIEQVPLK